Proteins found in one Paenibacillus sp. FSL R10-2782 genomic segment:
- a CDS encoding carbohydrate ABC transporter permease, whose translation MAWKTFKWPIYHILVAALALLMLYPVFWMLFSSFKESRTIFVTASSLFPTEWIWQNYVTGWKGTTGYNFGTYIMNSLTIVVISTIGAVLSSSLIAFGFARLKFRGRNLWFALMMVTLMLPGDVVLVPQYIIFTKLGWINTILPLVVPSFFGMPFFIFLMVQFIRTIPAELDEAATIDGCGKFRLYFRIILPLLKSSLATAAIFSFYWKWEDLLGPVLYLNSPDKYTVSIALKMFLDSESASNWGGMFAMSILSLLPVIAVFFAFQKQIVEGMSTSGLKG comes from the coding sequence ATGGCATGGAAAACGTTCAAATGGCCAATTTATCACATTCTGGTCGCTGCACTGGCGCTCCTGATGCTGTATCCCGTGTTTTGGATGCTGTTCAGCTCGTTTAAAGAAAGTCGGACGATATTCGTCACGGCATCCTCGCTTTTCCCTACAGAATGGATCTGGCAAAACTATGTAACAGGCTGGAAAGGCACAACGGGGTATAACTTTGGCACATATATTATGAATTCGCTCACGATCGTAGTGATTTCAACGATTGGAGCCGTGCTTTCCTCCTCATTGATCGCATTTGGCTTTGCACGTTTGAAATTCAGAGGACGTAACTTGTGGTTTGCCCTGATGATGGTGACGCTGATGCTGCCAGGGGATGTGGTACTGGTACCGCAATATATTATTTTCACCAAGCTAGGGTGGATCAATACGATCTTGCCGCTGGTAGTGCCGTCGTTTTTCGGAATGCCGTTCTTCATCTTCCTGATGGTTCAGTTTATACGGACGATACCGGCAGAGTTGGATGAAGCGGCTACGATTGACGGATGCGGCAAGTTCCGGCTGTATTTTCGAATTATTTTGCCCCTGCTCAAATCCTCACTGGCTACGGCGGCCATCTTTTCTTTCTACTGGAAGTGGGAGGATTTGCTCGGTCCGGTACTGTATCTGAACTCGCCGGATAAATATACCGTTTCGATTGCACTCAAAATGTTTCTCGACAGCGAGTCTGCCTCCAACTGGGGAGGGATGTTCGCCATGTCTATCTTAAGCTTGCTACCGGTTATCGCTGTATTCTTCGCCTTCCAGAAGCAGATTGTAGAAGGAATGAGTACAAGTGGCTTGAAGGGATAA
- a CDS encoding sugar ABC transporter permease yields the protein MSLRNHQSLRANMTGYAFISPFIVGFLAFTLIPMFISLYLSFTSYNLFTPPKWIGLGNFEKMFTGDPKYWNSIRVTFTYVLVGVPLRLIFALFVAMILNTKSRMVGTYRTMYYLPSIIGGSVAVSIMWRNIFSNEGIVNSLLSALGATPVKWFGDPNASLTMLITLSVWQFGSSMLIFLAGLKNIPVELYEASGVDGASPVRKFFSITLPLLSPIILFNLIMQTISAFMTFVPAYVISKGEGGPMDGTMLHSLYLFRQAFMFSNMGYAAAMAWVMLIMIAILTAILFISSKYWVFYETEKGR from the coding sequence ATGAGCTTGCGAAACCATCAGAGCTTGAGAGCCAATATGACCGGATATGCGTTTATCAGCCCGTTTATTGTGGGCTTTCTGGCGTTTACGTTAATTCCGATGTTTATTTCATTGTATCTGTCCTTTACAAGCTACAATTTGTTCACCCCGCCCAAATGGATTGGTCTGGGGAACTTCGAGAAAATGTTCACAGGCGACCCGAAATACTGGAATTCAATCCGAGTCACGTTTACGTATGTACTGGTTGGCGTACCGCTGCGACTGATTTTTGCGCTGTTCGTGGCTATGATTTTGAATACCAAATCGCGCATGGTCGGCACGTATCGGACGATGTATTATCTGCCATCCATTATCGGAGGCAGTGTTGCGGTGTCTATCATGTGGCGGAACATTTTCAGCAATGAGGGCATTGTTAACAGCTTGCTTTCAGCCTTGGGAGCGACTCCCGTAAAATGGTTTGGTGATCCGAATGCTTCGCTTACGATGCTGATCACTCTGTCCGTATGGCAATTTGGTTCCTCCATGCTGATTTTTCTGGCAGGATTGAAGAATATTCCTGTTGAATTGTACGAGGCGTCCGGCGTAGATGGTGCTTCGCCCGTACGAAAATTTTTCAGTATTACGCTGCCGCTGCTTAGTCCAATTATTCTATTTAACCTGATCATGCAGACGATCAGTGCCTTTATGACCTTCGTTCCGGCGTATGTTATTTCCAAGGGCGAGGGAGGTCCAATGGATGGAACGATGCTGCATTCACTGTATCTGTTCCGGCAGGCGTTTATGTTCAGCAATATGGGATATGCGGCGGCCATGGCCTGGGTCATGCTCATTATGATTGCGATCCTGACAGCGATATTATTTATATCATCCAAATACTGGGTATTCTATGAAACGGAAAAGGGGCGCTGA
- a CDS encoding extracellular solute-binding protein: protein MGKKGWFLIIAMLLVLTTACSGANDGGNSGTSADGKVKLRIAWWGSDTRHEYTQKVVDLYKQKNPNVTIDVEYASFDDYWKKLAPQAAANQLPDIVQMDISYISQYAKNGQLEDLAPYLNQKIQVADVNENVLKTGVIAGKQYGIPTGVNVLGFQYDPALLKKAGIDKIPDNWTWDQYKELALKAASNKVHFDSTMAADIFFHYYLRTHGKSLYNAEGTGLGYDDDKLFADFFGGLADLIKKGATPTPEIMNQTKGILEESDIVKGTGIGIWQWSNQYVGLQQVVNRPMELAPMFGPNMEKGIYMQPTMYWTVAARSQVKDEAAKFIDFWMNDVEANKLIKGERGVPISAKIKEAVAPELSEATKQVFDFVASMEPKASPMSPPPPVGSPEVIATLTDYIEQVNFGQMTAEDAAAKFRADANTILANNKQ from the coding sequence GTGGGCAAAAAAGGATGGTTTCTGATCATAGCCATGCTGCTCGTATTGACGACGGCATGCAGCGGAGCAAATGACGGCGGCAATTCGGGCACAAGTGCAGACGGGAAGGTAAAGCTACGAATCGCTTGGTGGGGATCGGATACGCGTCATGAATATACGCAGAAGGTCGTCGATCTGTATAAGCAGAAAAATCCGAATGTGACGATTGATGTGGAATACGCCTCTTTTGATGACTATTGGAAAAAGCTCGCCCCGCAGGCTGCGGCAAACCAGCTGCCGGATATCGTGCAAATGGACATTTCGTACATTAGCCAATATGCGAAGAATGGCCAACTTGAGGATCTTGCGCCTTACTTGAATCAAAAAATTCAGGTCGCTGATGTGAACGAAAATGTACTCAAAACCGGCGTAATTGCCGGAAAGCAATATGGTATTCCAACAGGTGTTAATGTTCTGGGCTTCCAGTATGACCCGGCGTTGCTCAAAAAAGCGGGCATAGATAAAATTCCTGACAACTGGACATGGGACCAATACAAAGAGCTGGCTCTGAAGGCAGCCTCCAATAAAGTTCACTTCGATAGCACTATGGCTGCCGATATTTTCTTCCACTACTATTTGCGTACACATGGAAAGTCTCTCTACAATGCGGAAGGAACAGGCTTGGGGTATGACGACGATAAGCTGTTTGCCGATTTCTTTGGCGGATTGGCTGATCTCATTAAAAAAGGGGCGACCCCGACTCCTGAAATTATGAACCAAACCAAGGGCATTCTTGAAGAATCCGATATCGTAAAAGGAACGGGCATCGGAATCTGGCAGTGGTCCAATCAGTATGTGGGCTTACAGCAGGTCGTCAACCGTCCGATGGAGCTAGCGCCGATGTTTGGACCGAATATGGAAAAAGGCATCTACATGCAGCCTACGATGTACTGGACAGTCGCTGCCCGTTCTCAGGTGAAGGATGAGGCCGCCAAGTTTATTGATTTCTGGATGAACGATGTAGAAGCGAATAAGTTGATTAAAGGCGAGCGGGGCGTGCCGATTTCCGCTAAAATCAAGGAAGCTGTAGCACCTGAGTTGAGCGAGGCTACGAAGCAGGTGTTTGATTTTGTGGCTTCCATGGAGCCAAAGGCTTCTCCAATGAGCCCACCGCCGCCAGTCGGATCACCGGAAGTGATTGCGACCCTGACCGATTATATTGAGCAGGTCAATTTCGGGCAGATGACAGCGGAGGATGCAGCGGCCAAATTCCGGGCTGATGCGAATACCATCCTTGCGAATAACAAGCAGTAA
- a CDS encoding LCP family protein produces MTSRTKRTIWSVLAVIIVAIVGFAVYYFSSIYNQLDNLHKEGANSPFKNVNQVDQVRTPDPPKWEGTDPVNILLMGVDGRGIQKGEVPRSDSMMVVSLDPVKKKIHLFSILRDTYVDIPGYDKNRINTAITHGPNTAMKTAGDLLGIPVQYYVYTDFQGFIKLVDAVGGIDFEVEKDMHYTSNADKHEYDIDLKKGMQHLGGKEALQYVRFRHDAMSDFSRSGRQRAFLEAIAQKMRSTTSIANLPSILQQVNPYIDTNLSVNDMWRLANVGYQSNFAGSEQVPPMKLLGEENVGGAEVLTVRDPEELKKYVQDIFNNPPVQTQEQNKDQNNTKQPDSASSSKTDKASFTGGSRTNDAAATQSTTKTGQKEL; encoded by the coding sequence ATGACAAGCAGAACCAAAAGGACGATATGGTCGGTTCTAGCCGTGATTATCGTCGCGATTGTCGGCTTTGCCGTGTATTATTTTTCATCCATTTATAATCAACTGGATAATCTGCATAAAGAGGGTGCGAACTCCCCATTCAAAAATGTAAATCAGGTCGATCAGGTGCGCACACCAGACCCGCCTAAGTGGGAAGGTACGGATCCGGTCAATATTTTGCTGATGGGTGTCGATGGCCGTGGTATCCAAAAAGGGGAAGTCCCCCGGTCGGACAGCATGATGGTCGTATCGCTGGACCCCGTCAAGAAAAAGATTCACCTCTTCTCTATTTTGCGTGATACGTACGTGGATATTCCCGGCTACGATAAAAATCGGATTAACACCGCCATTACTCACGGTCCCAACACGGCCATGAAGACAGCTGGTGATCTGCTGGGCATTCCGGTGCAATATTATGTGTATACCGATTTTCAGGGGTTCATCAAGCTGGTGGATGCCGTAGGCGGTATTGATTTTGAAGTCGAAAAAGATATGCATTATACAAGTAATGCCGATAAGCATGAATACGATATTGACTTGAAAAAGGGCATGCAGCATCTGGGAGGCAAAGAGGCGCTTCAATACGTGCGGTTTCGCCACGATGCCATGTCGGACTTCTCCCGGTCAGGGCGTCAGCGTGCATTTTTGGAGGCTATAGCACAGAAAATGCGGAGCACGACCTCCATTGCCAATCTGCCGAGCATTTTGCAGCAGGTAAACCCGTATATTGATACAAATCTCAGTGTCAACGATATGTGGAGGCTGGCAAACGTCGGCTACCAAAGCAACTTTGCTGGCAGCGAGCAGGTTCCGCCGATGAAGCTGCTCGGGGAAGAAAATGTAGGCGGCGCGGAGGTTCTTACCGTCCGCGATCCGGAAGAATTGAAAAAGTACGTGCAGGATATATTCAACAATCCTCCTGTACAGACACAGGAACAAAATAAGGATCAAAACAACACGAAGCAACCGGACAGTGCATCATCGTCCAAGACGGATAAGGCTTCTTTCACGGGTGGCAGCAGAACCAATGATGCTGCTGCCACACAATCGACAACAAAGACAGGACAAAAAGAGCTATAA
- a CDS encoding glycoside hydrolase family 88 protein, with protein sequence MPALIFDEEQIKQVIDRVVERTFQMDYSWDWPGGVAFYGVCEAYEATGNEKYLIKLKEWVDENIADGLPPLSVNGVSVGHCLLTLYQATGEQKYLDIATEMAEFLAKKAERFAEGIFQHTVNSLHDVFPQQAWVDTMFMAGYYLLRIGHLLGNKEYWEDGIRQYHGHEEFLQDPDTNLYYHGWDHANQSRMSGIYWARGNSWAALTMAKALKFVEVQHPSYMIIDGSLRDQLSALVRLQSSEGLWHTVLNDETSYLETSGSAGIATALLMQGRLFNKYTQKAIDGILSRIKEDGTVTGVSAGTAVMNDIDGYRNVPYKRIQGWGQGLALAFLAQLLRTKENPFG encoded by the coding sequence ATGCCTGCATTGATTTTTGATGAGGAACAAATTAAACAGGTGATCGACCGGGTGGTGGAACGCACATTTCAAATGGACTATAGCTGGGATTGGCCGGGTGGTGTGGCCTTTTACGGGGTGTGTGAAGCCTATGAAGCAACCGGGAACGAGAAGTATTTGATCAAATTAAAGGAATGGGTCGATGAAAATATTGCAGATGGACTTCCACCGCTCTCGGTGAACGGTGTGTCTGTGGGACACTGCTTGCTGACGCTGTATCAGGCTACAGGAGAGCAAAAGTACCTGGATATCGCCACTGAAATGGCGGAATTTCTGGCGAAGAAAGCCGAGCGGTTTGCCGAAGGTATTTTCCAGCATACGGTGAATTCACTTCATGACGTATTTCCGCAGCAGGCGTGGGTGGATACGATGTTTATGGCAGGTTATTATTTGCTGCGCATCGGTCATTTGCTGGGTAACAAGGAATATTGGGAGGACGGTATCCGGCAATATCACGGGCATGAGGAATTTTTGCAGGACCCGGATACGAATTTGTATTATCACGGCTGGGATCATGCGAACCAAAGCCGGATGTCAGGTATTTACTGGGCGCGGGGAAATTCGTGGGCTGCACTCACAATGGCAAAAGCGCTGAAATTCGTGGAGGTGCAGCATCCATCCTACATGATCATCGACGGTTCGCTGCGTGACCAGCTCAGTGCGCTGGTGCGGCTGCAATCCTCGGAAGGGCTGTGGCATACGGTGTTGAATGATGAAACCTCCTATCTGGAAACCTCAGGCTCCGCAGGCATTGCGACGGCTTTGCTTATGCAGGGGCGACTGTTTAACAAATACACGCAAAAGGCAATCGACGGTATTCTTTCCCGAATCAAGGAGGATGGCACTGTGACGGGTGTATCCGCTGGAACCGCCGTAATGAACGATATTGATGGCTACCGCAACGTACCATACAAACGCATTCAGGGCTGGGGACAGGGACTGGCGCTCGCTTTTCTGGCCCAACTGCTGCGTACCAAAGAGAATCCATTTGGATAG
- a CDS encoding sensory rhodopsin transducer, with protein MENTELSKEKVNQPRGSLFWVIPDGYIPPESRGELLSHESICVLNCGTRAAKLSIDIYFEDREPLEGLIEVVEGRRTRHIRTASLERDGERIPAGIPYAITVTSDVPVIVQYSRLDTTQPELALMSVMAYPVEG; from the coding sequence ATGGAAAATACTGAGCTTTCTAAGGAAAAAGTAAACCAGCCGCGGGGCAGTTTATTCTGGGTTATTCCCGATGGCTATATTCCACCTGAAAGCCGGGGAGAGCTGCTTAGTCATGAGAGTATATGTGTGCTGAACTGTGGAACCCGAGCGGCCAAGCTGAGTATAGACATCTATTTTGAGGACCGCGAGCCGTTGGAGGGATTGATCGAGGTGGTGGAAGGAAGGCGAACTCGCCATATCCGTACGGCCTCCTTGGAGAGGGATGGTGAACGGATTCCGGCAGGCATTCCCTATGCGATTACGGTCACCAGCGATGTGCCGGTGATTGTGCAATATAGCAGACTGGACACGACACAGCCGGAACTGGCGCTAATGAGCGTCATGGCGTACCCGGTTGAAGGGTGA
- a CDS encoding response regulator, giving the protein MYKVLLVDDERMILEGISQVVDWAKAGTRLVGTARNGIEAYDQIQASPPDFVISDISMPGLDGIGLVERTTEHFPDVRFILLSGYKDFDYACRAMQYGVKHYLLKPCNERQIHEALTELGQEREEQEERKQFVNRMKLDFQRMLPHVKEHFLKEFISYKTYGSRDIAFYERLFGLELQDKQVRMLLLRVEESHEPEHLFALQNIAADLMDDVLLGTTMQGQLLIVLESGNDTSRLMEQLDAVRATFRRFYKLEVTVAVSESDSMQHSRGMYRETLHCMNHRFYTGEGSLITKEDLAAAEPREMADLELDEEKFGLLIKAGNTEEVVQEVDRLFGILSRMKLEISVTRSYVLQLYAAMIRICPEEERAAFTSRMVVLAEHKTLASLKSFVQEAAGRMTASYYKSNVYRQSSTVNKMITIIEQNYRKSDLSLNGVAGQMLYMNSDYLGKIFKKVTGENFSHYVNRYRIERAAEHIRETGDVKVFELAEWFGFGGNAQYFSQVFKKWAGMTPSEYIKSQERG; this is encoded by the coding sequence ATGTACAAGGTGCTGTTGGTTGATGATGAGCGTATGATTTTGGAAGGCATATCACAGGTGGTCGATTGGGCCAAGGCGGGTACGAGGCTGGTCGGTACGGCACGTAATGGGATTGAGGCGTATGATCAGATTCAGGCCAGCCCGCCTGATTTTGTCATTAGCGATATCTCTATGCCCGGACTGGACGGAATTGGACTGGTGGAGAGAACGACGGAGCATTTTCCGGATGTCCGCTTCATTCTGCTGTCTGGTTATAAGGATTTTGATTATGCCTGTCGTGCCATGCAATACGGAGTAAAACATTATTTGTTAAAGCCCTGCAACGAGCGTCAAATTCATGAGGCGTTGACCGAGTTGGGGCAGGAACGGGAGGAGCAGGAGGAACGCAAGCAGTTCGTGAACCGGATGAAGCTTGATTTTCAGCGTATGCTGCCTCATGTGAAGGAGCATTTTTTGAAGGAGTTTATTTCCTATAAAACTTACGGCAGTCGGGATATCGCTTTTTATGAGCGGTTATTCGGTCTGGAGCTGCAAGATAAGCAGGTTCGAATGCTGCTGCTGCGAGTCGAGGAATCCCATGAGCCGGAGCATCTATTTGCCCTGCAAAATATTGCGGCGGATTTAATGGACGATGTATTGCTTGGGACGACCATGCAAGGACAACTGCTTATCGTGCTGGAAAGCGGGAACGATACGTCCAGGCTTATGGAGCAGCTTGACGCGGTACGTGCGACGTTTCGCCGTTTTTACAAGCTGGAGGTGACAGTCGCAGTTAGCGAGTCGGATAGTATGCAGCACTCACGCGGGATGTATCGGGAGACGCTGCATTGTATGAATCACCGTTTTTACACCGGAGAGGGCAGTCTGATTACCAAGGAGGATCTGGCGGCCGCAGAACCTCGGGAGATGGCGGATCTGGAGCTGGACGAAGAGAAGTTTGGTCTGCTGATTAAGGCGGGGAATACGGAGGAGGTGGTGCAGGAGGTAGATCGGCTGTTCGGTATCCTGTCCCGTATGAAGCTGGAAATTTCCGTGACCCGCTCCTATGTGCTTCAACTGTATGCAGCCATGATTCGCATATGTCCCGAGGAGGAACGCGCGGCATTCACCAGCCGAATGGTCGTGCTGGCTGAGCACAAAACGCTTGCTTCTCTTAAATCCTTCGTGCAGGAAGCCGCCGGACGAATGACCGCAAGTTACTATAAAAGCAATGTGTACCGCCAGTCCTCCACCGTTAATAAAATGATCACCATCATCGAGCAAAACTACAGAAAATCCGATTTGTCACTGAATGGAGTGGCAGGCCAAATGCTGTATATGAATTCTGACTACTTAGGAAAAATCTTCAAAAAGGTGACGGGGGAAAACTTTTCGCACTACGTCAATCGCTACCGGATCGAGCGTGCAGCAGAGCATATTCGGGAGACGGGAGACGTGAAGGTATTCGAGCTGGCCGAATGGTTCGGCTTCGGCGGAAACGCCCAATATTTCAGCCAGGTATTCAAAAAATGGGCGGGCATGACGCCATCGGAGTATATTAAATCACAGGAACGGGGATGA
- a CDS encoding glutamate-1-semialdehyde 2,1-aminomutase — protein sequence MKRETSEALYKEALEHIVGGVNSPSRSFKAVGGGAPVFMKRAKGAHFWDEDDNRYIDYLAAYGPIITGHAHPHITKAISEAAANGVLYGTSTVLEIKLAKMLKEAIPSMDKVRFVNSGTEAVMTTIRVARAYTKRNKIIKFAGCYHGHSDLVLVAAGSGPSTLGIPDSAGITTNIASEVITVPFNDLDALRQALERWSDDVAAVMVEPIVGNFGMVMPQPGFLEGLCSMARANGSLVIYDEVITAFRFHYGSTQTYAGLDNHDAIQPDLTALGKIMGGGLPIGAYGGSKHVMEQVAPLGPAYQAGTMAGNPASISSGIACLEVLQGEGVYEEMERLAVRLTDGIASSAARHGVPLTINRIRGAFSTHFCDHPITNYDEAQDTDGEAFASFFRHMLDRGIHLAPSKYEAWFLTTAHTDEDVDATLEAADDSFHAMAQGK from the coding sequence ATGAAACGGGAAACCTCCGAAGCATTATATAAAGAAGCACTGGAGCATATTGTCGGGGGCGTAAACAGTCCTTCACGCTCTTTCAAGGCGGTGGGCGGCGGTGCTCCGGTATTTATGAAACGCGCCAAAGGCGCTCATTTCTGGGACGAGGATGATAATCGGTACATTGATTATTTAGCGGCTTACGGCCCTATTATTACCGGACATGCCCACCCTCATATTACCAAGGCCATTAGTGAGGCGGCGGCGAACGGGGTATTGTACGGAACCTCTACGGTATTGGAAATCAAGCTTGCCAAGATGCTAAAGGAAGCCATTCCTTCCATGGACAAGGTCCGGTTTGTGAATTCCGGCACAGAAGCAGTCATGACGACGATCCGTGTTGCACGGGCCTATACAAAGCGAAATAAGATCATCAAATTTGCAGGCTGCTACCACGGTCACTCCGATCTGGTGCTCGTAGCCGCAGGCTCTGGCCCGTCCACGCTGGGTATACCAGACAGCGCAGGCATTACGACCAACATTGCGAGCGAGGTGATTACCGTGCCCTTCAATGATCTGGACGCGCTGCGCCAAGCCCTGGAGCGCTGGAGTGACGATGTGGCAGCCGTCATGGTCGAGCCGATTGTCGGCAATTTCGGCATGGTGATGCCGCAGCCCGGTTTTCTGGAAGGGCTATGCTCGATGGCACGGGCGAATGGTTCACTCGTCATCTATGATGAGGTCATTACAGCGTTCCGCTTCCACTATGGCTCCACCCAAACGTACGCCGGATTGGACAATCATGATGCGATTCAGCCGGATTTGACCGCGCTGGGTAAAATCATGGGCGGCGGCCTGCCGATCGGTGCCTACGGCGGCAGCAAGCATGTAATGGAGCAGGTTGCTCCACTCGGCCCGGCTTATCAGGCGGGCACCATGGCGGGCAACCCGGCTTCCATCTCGTCAGGCATTGCATGCCTTGAAGTACTTCAAGGCGAAGGCGTGTATGAAGAGATGGAACGTCTCGCTGTGAGACTGACGGATGGTATCGCTTCCTCAGCCGCACGTCATGGCGTGCCGTTGACAATTAACCGCATCCGTGGGGCATTCTCGACGCATTTCTGTGATCATCCGATCACGAACTACGATGAGGCGCAGGATACGGACGGCGAAGCGTTTGCTTCCTTCTTCCGTCATATGCTGGATCGCGGTATTCATCTGGCTCCGTCGAAGTACGAAGCATGGTTCCTCACAACGGCACACACAGATGAAGACGTGGACGCTACGCTGGAAGCAGCGGACGATTCTTTCCATGCAATGGCACAGGGCAAGTAA
- a CDS encoding rhamnogalacturonan acetylesterase has translation MWKFDFGPGEPVDGYTGVPPDCSYTAEQGYGFENVDHVYGRERRLYGVTAPKDTLTRLRSRFCIPLGTAFVADVPEDGTYLVTVLLGDPLAETLTRLKAGEGKHVLPPLHTLPGQFTEARFAVPIRGGKLSLAVSGTAPRLNALEIAPAPQTLRLFLAGDSTVTDQDASGYPYTGWGQALPALFKHDVCVDNHAVSGRSSKSFVDEGRLDVILAEMKAGDFLFIQFGHNDQKPDPERATEPFTTYKEHLRLYIDGARSRGATPVLVTPVHRRYFNGDGTLSDTHGDYVTAVRELAEEANVPLIDLAARTQELYERLGPEASKELFMWLLPGEYLNFSSGLEDNTHFHENGAVCIADMVVDAVKELDLQPLRMYLR, from the coding sequence ATGTGGAAGTTTGATTTTGGTCCGGGTGAGCCTGTGGATGGCTACACGGGAGTACCCCCGGATTGCTCGTACACTGCCGAGCAGGGCTACGGCTTCGAGAACGTGGATCATGTGTATGGTCGGGAAAGGCGATTATACGGCGTAACCGCACCCAAGGATACGCTCACACGGCTGCGAAGCCGCTTTTGCATCCCGCTGGGGACTGCGTTTGTCGCCGATGTACCGGAGGACGGGACGTATCTCGTCACCGTGCTGCTCGGCGATCCGCTCGCGGAGACGCTCACGCGGCTCAAAGCCGGCGAGGGCAAGCATGTGCTGCCCCCGTTACACACGCTGCCGGGCCAGTTCACAGAGGCCCGGTTTGCGGTGCCCATCAGGGGCGGCAAGCTGAGCCTCGCCGTATCGGGCACCGCGCCGAGGCTCAATGCGCTGGAGATAGCACCAGCGCCACAGACCCTCCGGCTATTCCTGGCCGGAGATTCCACCGTTACGGATCAGGACGCGTCCGGCTATCCGTATACAGGCTGGGGCCAGGCTTTACCAGCCCTGTTCAAGCATGATGTGTGCGTGGATAATCACGCCGTATCGGGAAGAAGCTCCAAAAGCTTCGTGGACGAAGGGCGGCTGGACGTCATTTTGGCCGAAATGAAGGCAGGAGACTTCCTGTTCATCCAGTTCGGTCATAATGATCAGAAGCCGGACCCGGAACGGGCTACAGAGCCTTTTACAACCTATAAGGAGCATCTGCGCCTCTATATCGACGGAGCCAGAAGCCGTGGGGCTACTCCAGTGCTGGTTACGCCTGTACACCGCCGTTATTTTAACGGGGACGGTACACTGTCCGACACACATGGTGACTATGTAACAGCGGTTCGTGAGCTGGCGGAAGAGGCGAACGTGCCGTTGATTGACTTGGCTGCCCGCACGCAGGAGTTATATGAGCGGTTGGGTCCCGAGGCAAGCAAAGAGCTCTTTATGTGGCTGCTGCCCGGTGAATACTTGAACTTTTCCAGTGGCTTGGAGGATAATACACATTTTCATGAGAACGGTGCGGTCTGTATTGCAGACATGGTGGTGGATGCTGTGAAGGAGCTGGATTTGCAGCCCTTACGCATGTATTTGCGATAG
- a CDS encoding DMT family transporter produces MHNRSKTGVAYLAALSYAAILGFSFLFVKLTVTEASPLDVIAHRFALSFIALTVPVVLGWIRINITRRDILRILPLALLSPLVYFPLQAFGLMSTSSSEGGIIQATVPIFTLLLASYFIKERTTVIQKLSLLLSVAGVIFIFVMKSGAPLASNSFGGILLLVLSAVCLSGYNVLARPLTQKYSPMELTYVTSILGCIVFNLVALGYHAIDGSMSTYIAPLVKPDYWLALAYLGILSTLVTSLLSSFALKWIEASKMSVIGNLSTLISMVAGAYILKEQLAYYHIIGAVIIIIGVLGTNFGGRRSFDPRKASAAKPRKVD; encoded by the coding sequence ATGCACAATCGTTCCAAAACTGGAGTCGCCTACCTGGCTGCTCTCAGCTATGCCGCTATACTCGGTTTTTCATTTTTGTTTGTGAAGCTGACGGTCACCGAAGCCAGCCCGCTGGATGTAATCGCCCACCGCTTTGCTTTGTCTTTTATCGCTTTGACGGTTCCGGTAGTGTTGGGCTGGATCAGGATTAACATCACACGGCGTGATATCCTGCGTATTTTACCGCTGGCGCTGCTCTCGCCTTTAGTGTATTTTCCATTGCAAGCCTTCGGGCTGATGAGCACCTCTTCATCGGAAGGCGGCATTATTCAGGCAACCGTTCCCATCTTCACGCTGCTGCTGGCGTCCTATTTTATTAAAGAGCGGACCACGGTTATCCAAAAGCTCTCCTTGCTGCTCTCTGTAGCAGGCGTTATTTTTATATTCGTGATGAAAAGCGGAGCGCCCCTGGCCTCCAATAGCTTTGGTGGCATTCTTTTGCTCGTGCTCTCTGCTGTTTGTCTATCCGGCTATAATGTGCTGGCTCGCCCATTGACACAAAAATACAGCCCGATGGAACTGACTTATGTTACCTCCATTTTGGGATGTATCGTTTTTAACTTGGTGGCGCTGGGATATCATGCTATAGACGGCTCCATGAGCACTTATATTGCTCCCCTGGTAAAGCCTGATTACTGGCTGGCACTGGCTTATCTGGGCATTCTATCTACCCTCGTCACCTCGCTGCTATCAAGCTTTGCCTTGAAGTGGATCGAAGCCTCGAAAATGAGTGTGATCGGTAATTTATCAACTCTCATTTCCATGGTGGCAGGTGCTTATATTTTGAAGGAGCAGCTCGCATACTATCATATTATCGGGGCAGTTATTATCATTATCGGGGTATTGGGCACCAATTTTGGAGGTCGGAGAAGCTTCGATCCGCGAAAAGCGTCTGCTGCAAAGCCTCGAAAAGTGGACTGA